In Paracoccus contaminans, the genomic stretch CGTGGTCGGCATCGTCGGCGGCCTGCTGGCGAACTGGCTGTTCCCGGCGCTGGGCTGGAACCTGGGCGCCGCCCCGGCGACGGTCGACAACGCCGTGGTCGGCACCAGCATCATCGGCTCGATCATCTTCTCGGCCATCGGCGCCATCATCCTGCTGCTGATCCTGCGCCTGTTCAATCGCGGCTGAGCGGCGCGTCCCGCGCAAGGGGACGGACCATGAGGCCCTCTGCCGCGGCAGGGGGTCTTTTTCACATGCCCAGCGGCCCCTGCCCTTCCGCTTTCCGGTTGCGGCCGGCCCGACTGCGGCCCAAACTGGCAGCATAGCCGATGCCGAGACCTTCTGCCCTTGCCCCTTTCCGCCATCCGGCGTTCCGCGTCCTGTGGGCCGCAACGCTGGCGTCGAATTTTGGCGGCATGGTCCAGGCGGTGGCAGCGGCATGGATGATGACCCAGTTGACCGACAGCGCCACGCTGGTCGGGCTGGTGCAGGCCTCGAACACCCTGCCCGTCATGCTATTCGCCCTATTGTCGGGGGCGCTGGCCGACATATTCGAACGCCGCCGCCTGATGCTGGCGGCGCTGGCGGTGATGGCGGGCATGTCCGTCCTGCTGTCGCTGGTGGCATTCTGGAACTGGCTCAATCCCTTGAGCCTGCTCGGCCTGACATTCCTGATCGGGATGGGTCAGGCCCTCTATAACCCGCCCTGGCAGGCGAGCATGGGCGATCTGGTCCCGCGCGAGGATCTGCCCGCGGCGGTTACGCTCAATTCCGTCGGCTTCAACCTGATGCGGTCGGTCGGGCCTGCGGCAGGCGGGCTGATCGTCGCCGGCTTTGGTGCCGCAGCTGCCTTTGCCGTCAATGCGCTGAGCTATGCGCCGCTGATCGCGGCGATGATCCGCTGGCATCCGCCCGCGCGCACCCGCCCCTATGCGCCCGAGCCGCTCGGCCCCGCCCTTGCCGCGGGGCTGCGCTATGTCGCGCTGTCGCCCAATCTGGTCCGGGTGCTGCTGCGGGCGGGGCTGTTCGGCTTTTCGGCGGTGGCGATCCTTGCGCTGCTGCCGCTGATCGCCAAGGGCCATCCGGGCAGCGGATCGCTGCTGCTGGGGCTGCTGCTGGGCTGTTACGGGCTGGGCGCCATCCTGGGGGCCGCGGCCAACCCGCGCATCCGCGAGCGGTTCAACAATGAAGCGGTGGTACGGCTGGCGTTCCTGGGCTTTGCGTTCTCCTGCGCCGTCCTGTCCTGGACGGATAATGTCTGGCTGCAGGGGCTGGTGCTGCTGCCGGCCGGGGCAAGCTGGGTGATGGCGCTGTCGCTGTTCAACGTGACGGTCCAGCTCTCCACCCCGCGCTGGGTCGTGGCGCGGGCGCTGGCGCTGTATCAGACGGCGACATTCGGGGGGATGGCCGCGGGCAGCTGGGTCTGGGGCGGCGTCGCGGGGGCGCGGGGCGTGGACAGCGCCATGATGATGGCGGCGCTGGTGCTGCTGGCGGGAGCGATCATCGGGCACTGGTTCAGCCAGCCCGAATTCGGCAAGCTCGATCTCGATCCGGTGAACCGCTTTCAGGAACCCGAGCTGGCGCTGGATCTGCGCGGGCGGTCGGGGCCGATCATGGTCATGGTGGACTATAAGATCGACCTTGAGGACACGGCCGAGTTCCTCAGGCTGATGGCCCGCCGCCGCGACATCCGCCGCCGTGACGGCGCGCGCCAGTGGGCACTGCTGCGCGATCTGGAAAACCCCGGGCAATGGAGCGAATCCTATCACATCGCCACCTGGGACGACTATGTCCGCCACAACCTGCGCCGCACCAAGACCGATGCCGAGGTGACGGTCGCCCTGCGGCGGCTGCACCGAGGCGAGGGCGATCCGGCCGTCCACCGGATGATCGAGCGGCACAGCGTCACCCCCGCCGACGACCTGCCGCTGATCGGCAAGATCCAGGTGCCGGGGACATGATGGCAGCGATCCGCCCCGCCGCCTTTCCCGACGATCTGGAGACTGTGCGCGCGCTGTTCACCGAATACATCGCCAGCCTCGGGCTGGACCTGTCGTTCCAGAACGTCGAGGCCGAGCTGGACGCCCTGCCCGGCGCCTATGCCCCGCCGCGGGGCGCGCTGCTGCTGGCCAAGCAGGATGGCCAGGCTTTCGGGATCGGCGCGATGCGCCCCCTGCCCGATGGCAGGGCCGAGATGAAGCGGATGTATGTCCGCCCCGCGGCCCGCGGCCTTGGCGGGGGGCGGTTGCTGGCAGCAGGGCTGATCGCGGCGGCGCGCGCGGGCGGATACCGGTGCATGCGGCTGGATACCCAGCGCGATTTCACCGCCGCCGTGGCGTTGTATCGCTCGCTCGGGTTCATCGAAACCGCGCGCTACAACGACAACCCGTTGCCCGGCGCGCTGTTCATGGCGCTGGACCTGACGGCGGACGCGCTCTAGCTTGCCGCCCATGCCGCAGCCGATCCGACGCATTGTTTCCCTTACGCTCAGCCTGATCATCGCATCCGCGGTGATCTTTGCGGTCGTCGATCTGGTGCCGGGCGATCCGGCCAGCTTCATGCTGGGCACCGGCGCGCGCCCCGACACGGTGGCGGCGCTGCGTGAACAGATGGGCCTCGATCTGCCGTGGATCATGCGTTACGGCCGCTGGCTGGCCGGGGTGCTGCACGGCGATCTGGGCACCAGCCTTGCCTACAAGACGCCTGTTGCGGGGATGATCTGGGACCGGGTGCAGGTATCGCTGCCGCTGGCGTTGATGGCGCTGGCCATTGCTGCGGCAGTGGCCTTTCCGGTCGGCATGCTGGCGGCGCGGCGGCGCGGCAGCCTTGCGGATGCGGCCGTGATGGGGGGAACGCAACTGGGCATCGCGCTGCCGAACTTCTGGTTCGCGATGCTGCTGGTGCTGGTCTTTGCGGTCCGCCTGCGCTGGCTGCCGGCGGGCGGCTTTCCGGGCTGGGCGCATCCGCTGGCGGCGCTGAAGGCTCTGTTGCTGCCGGCGCTGTCGCTGGCCCTGCCGCAGGCGGCCATCCTGGCGCGCGTGCTGCGTTCGGCGCTGATCGAGACGCTGGGGCAGGATTACATCCGCACCGCGCGGGCCAAGGGCCTCAGCCGCGGTCAGGCGCTGCGCCGGCATGCGCTGCGCAATGCCCTTGTCCCGGTGCTGACGGTGCTGGGGATGCAGTTCAGCTTTTTGCTGGCGGGGGCGATCATCATCGAGAACGTGTTCTACCTGCCGGGCCTTGGGCGGCTGATCTTTCAGGCGATCACCCAGCGCGACCTGATCGTCGTGCAATCCGCCGTTCTGGTGCTGGTCGCGGCGGTGATCATCGTCACCTTCCTGGTTGACCTGGCCTATGTCGCCGTGGACCCGAGGCTGCGCAGACGATGAGACGTGCCACCCTGACTTTGGGTATCGCGCTGACCGCGCTGGCCCTTGCTGCGGCCCTGCTGTCCTGGGCCTGGACCCCTTATTCCGTCACCGGCGTCAGCATCGCCGACAAGCTGAAGCCGCCCGGCCCCGACCATTGGCTGGGCACCGACCATTTCGGGCGCGACCTGCTGTCGATGGTCATGGTGGGCGCGCGCACCTCGCTGGCCGTGGCGCTGGTGGCGGTGGGCATCGGGATGGGGGTCGGCGTGCCGCTGGGCCTGATCGCCGCCGCCGGCCGGGGCGGCTTGGCGGACGAGGCGATCATGCGGGGCAATGACCTGATCTTTGCCTTTCCCTCGCTGGTGATCGCGATCCTCATCACGGCGGCGCTCGGCCCTTCGGCGCTGAACGCGATCCTGGCCATCGGCATCTTCAATATCCCGGTCTTTGCGCGGGTGACGCGGGCGGGGGCGCTGCCGCTGTGGACGCTCGATTTCGTCCGCGCGGCGCAGGTCGCGGGCAAGGGGCCGGCGCGCATCAGCGTCGAACATATCCTGCCCAACATCGCCAGCCTGCTGATCGTGCAGGGCACGATCCAGTTCAGCCTGGGCATCCTGGCCGAGGCGGGGCTTTCCTATGTGGGCCTTGGCGCGCAGCCCCCCACCCCCAGCTGGGGCCGGATGCTGGCCGAGGCGCAGACCATGGTCACCATCGCCCCGCATGTCGCCATCGTGCCGGGCCTCGCCATCGTGCTGACGGTGCTGGGGCTCAACCTTCTGGGCGATGCGCTGCGCGACGCGCTGGACCCGCGGCTGAAGGCGCGCACCGCATGATCGCGCTGCAGGATCTTTCGGTGATGATCGGCGGGCGTCCGGTGCTGTCGGGGGTGAGCCTTGATCTGGCGCCGGGCAGCGTGACGGGGCTGGTGGGGGAAAGCGGGTCGGGCAAGTCCATGACCTCGCTGGCCATCATGGGCCTGCTGCCGGACGGCGCGAGCGCGACGGGCCGGGTTCTGATGGACGGCCGCAACCTGCTCGACCTGCCCGAAGCGGCGATGAACGACATCCGGGGCCATCGCATCGGGATGATCTTTCAGGAACCGATGACGGCGCTGAACCCGCTGATGACGATCGGCGATCAGGTGGCCGAGGTGCTGATGCGCCACCGCCGCATGGATCGGGGCGACGCGCTGGCGGCGGCCCGGCAAAAGCTGGACCGGGTCGGCCTGCCTGCCCCGCGCTTTGCCCTGACCCTGTTCCCGCATGAGCTGTCGGGCGGCCAGCGCCAGCGTGTCGCCATCGCCATGGCGATCGCCGCCGCGCCCGACCTGCTGATCGCGGACGAGCCGACCACCGCGCTGGACGTGACGACGCAGGCGCATATCCTGGACCTGCTGCGCGAACTGGTCCGCGACGAGGGGATGGCGCTGCTGTTCATCACCCATGATCTGGCCCTTCTGGCCGGGGCAGCGGATCATGTGGCGGTGATGCAGGCCGGCCGCATCGTCGAGCAGGGTCCGGCCGCGGCGGTGTTCCGCGCCCAGTCGCACCCCTATACGCGCCGCCTGTTCGCCGCGGCCCGCCACCAGCCGGAACGCTCCCCGCCCCGCAGCGCAAGCGCCCCGGTTTTGCGGGTCGAACGCGCGGTGCGCGAATACCGCCTGCCGCGCATGACGGCCGCCGCGCCGAACGGGGCGCTGCGCGCCGTCGATGGCGTCAGCCTGACGGTGGGCGAGGGCGAATCGGTCGGACTGGTGGGCGAATCGGGTTGCGGCAAGTCAACCCTGACCCGCGCCATCCTGGGCCTCGATCCCCTGCAGGGGGGGCGCATCCTGCTGGACGGCCAGCCGGTCGGCGCACGGATGCCGGCAGCCCTGCGCGCCCGGGTGCAGGTCGTGTTCCAGGATCCCTATGCCAGCTTTGACCCGCGCTGGCGCGTGGACCGGCTGGTGGCCGAGCCGTTCCACCTGACCGGCCGTCCCTCGGACTGGCGCGATCGGGTGGCGCGGGCGCTGGACGAGGTGGGCATCCCCGCCGACGCCATGGGCCGCCACATCCACCAGTTTTCCGGCGGACAGCGCCAGCGCATCGCGATTGCCCGCGCCCTCATCATCCGTCCGCGCCTGATCATCCTGGACGAGGCCGTCAGCGCGCTTGACGTGCAGGTGCGGGCGCAGGTGCTCGATCTGCTGGCCCGGCTGCGCGCGCAGCACGGGATGGGCTGGCTGTTCATCAGCCATGATCTGTCGGTCGTCCGCGCGATCACCGACCGCATGATGGTGATGCAGAAGGGCCGGATCGTCGAGGAAGGCGAGACCGAAACGATCCTGACCGCGCCCCGTCACCCCTATACGCAGCAGCTGATCGCGGCGGCCCCGCACATGCCGGACGATCTGTCCCCCGCCTGAAGGCGCTTGGCCGGCCTGAAACGGGGCATCTGGGCAAAACGGGGCATCTGGGCAAAAGGCGGTGGACGGCGCGTCATCGCGAAGGCGCCGGACGGCGCGTGATGGCCTCAAGCAGCCTGCCCAAAAGAGACAGGCCCCGCCAAGGCGCGGGACCTGTCGCTCCTCCCCCGAAGGGCGGCTGGGCCTCCCCGCCGTGCCGCCTGGGTATGACGCGCCGTCAGATGGAACCGTTTATCAACTCTGCCTGCCGCACGATCACTTGTGCCTGACGAATCGACGCGATGTCAACCAGTCGACCTTTGTATACCGTCGCTCCGGCCCCAGTTTTTTGCGCTTGTTCCATCGCAGCAAGGATCTGCTTTGCTTCTGTTACCGCTATCTCGCTTGGGGAGAACACTTCGTTCGCGAGTGCGATCTGGCTGGGATGGATCGCCCATTTGCCCACCATCCCCAGCGTGGCGGACCGCAGCGCCTGGGCGCGGAACCCCTCGGCATCGCTGAAATCGCCGAAGGGGCCATCGACCGGCAGGATGCCATGCGTCCGGCAGGCGGCGACGATGGCGGCTTGCGCCCAGTGCCACGGATCGGCCCAGTATTTCTGCCCCTCGCGGGCCATGTAATAGTTTTCCTGCGTGCCCCCGATGCCGGTGGTCGCCATGCCCATCGAGGCGGCGAAATCGGCCGCGCCAAGGCTCATCGCCTGCAACCGCGGGCTGGCGGCGGCGATGTCCTCGACATGGCTGATCCCGGCGGCCGATTCGATGATGACCTCGAAACCGATCGGTTTGCTGCGCCCCTTGGCCCGTTCGATCGCGGTGACAAGAGCATCGACGGCATAGACATCCATCGCGTTCCCGACCTTGGGGATCATGATGAGGTCGAGCCGGTCGCCCCCCTGTTCCAGCAGGTCCACCACGTCGCGATACCACCAGGGCGTGTCCAGCCCGTTGATGCGGACCGAGAGCGTCTTGCCGCCCCAGTCCACATCGCCGATCGCCTGCACGACATTGCGGCGCGCCTGATCCTTGTCGTCCGGCGCCACCGAATCCTCGAGATCGAGATTGATCACATCAGCCGCCGAGGCCGCCATCTTCTCGAACAATGACACGCGCGATCCCGGCCCGAACAGCTGGCAGCGGTTCAATCGTGCGGGGGGGGACGGCTGCTGGCGGAAGGACATGGAGACGATACCTTGAGCAATGATGTTTCGGAATTGCTGGACTGGGTGGTATATTGCTGCGCAACCTTGGGCAAGCGGCCTGTCGCTGTTGAAGGTGGCCGGGGTTTGGCGCAGAACGCGCAAGGCCACGATCCCCGGAGAAGCTGATGACCCGCATTGTCTATCTGAACGGCAGCTATGTGCCCGAAACCGAGGCCACCGTCTCGATCTTCGACCGGGGATTCGTCATGGGCGATGCCGTCTATGAGGTGACGACGGTTCTGGGCGGCAGGCTCATCGATTTTGACGGGCACATGACGCGCCTGAAACGGTCGCTGGGCGAGCTGAGGATGGCCATGCCCCTGGCCGAGGCGGAAATCCTGGCCGCCCATCGGCGGCTGGTTGAGGAAAACGGCATCACCGACGGGATGATCTATCTGCAGATCAGCCGCGGCAATGCCGGTGACCGCGACTTCGTCTTTCCGCCTGCCGATACCCCGGCCACGGTGGTCATGTATGGCTGGGACAAGCCGGGCCTGGCCGACAACCCGGCCGCGCGGGAAGGCCTGCGCATCATCACCATGCCCGATCTGCGCTGGGCCCGCCGCGACATCAAGACGGTGCAGCTGCTCTACCCCTCGCTCGCCAAGATGGAGGCGAAGGCCCAGGGCAAGGACGACGCCTGGTTCGTCGAGGAGGGCACCGTGACCGAAGGCACCTCGAACAACGCCTATATCGTCGCCGGCGGGCGCATCATCACCCGGCCGACCTCGCATGACATCCTGCACGGGATCACCCGCGCATCCCTGCTGCGCTATGCCCGCGAGGCGCAGATCACCATCGAGGAACGCCCCTTCACCGTGGACGAGGCGCAACAGGCCGACGAGGCCTTCATCACCTCGGCATCGCAATTCGTGATGCCCGTGGTCGAGATCGACGGCGTGCCGGTCGGCGCGGGCCGGCCGGGTCCCGTCACGCAGCGCCTGCGCGAGATCTATCTTGAGGAAAGCCGCAAGGCCGCGATCTGACCGGGCGGGCGGCATGCTGCCGCCCCTGCCCCTGCGGGCCAGGGGTCAACGGCGCCCTTGTGCCGGAATGGCGTTCCTGACCGGGCGCCCACTGCCGATGGCTGCGGGCGCAGGGCAGTCACCTGCCCGGCTCAGCCGGCGGTTCCGTTGCCCGGATCGGCGCCCTGGGCGCCGGTCGCCGCGCGCAGCGTATAGGCCACATCGCTGGCGTTCGTGTCCTTGAGCGTGGCGATCAGCTCGCCCCCGACAAAGACCTGCACGTCTGTATCCGACTGGACGACATCGACATCGGGTTCGGCCTTGCCGCCATCATAGGTGATGACCAGCGTATCGCCCTTGTCATAGGCGATGGTCGAGGCGCCGGTGCCTTCGGCCAGCAGATAGTTGTCCGCGCCCTCGCCGCCATCGGCGTAATCGCCAGCGCCCAGGGTCAGGCTGTCATCGCCCTTGCCACCCATCAGCGAATCGGCGTCGTCATCATCGCCCCCCGTGATGGTGTCGTTGCCCTTGCCGCCGTCGATCGTGTCCTTGCCGGCGCCGCCATCCAGCAGGTCGCCATCCTTGTCCTCGTCGCCCGGCAGGATCAGGTCATCGCCGGCGCCGGCATGGATCGTGTCCTCGCCGCTGTTGCCTTCGATCGTGTCGTTCCCGTCCGCCGCATGGGGGTCGTCGGTGCCATACACATCGTCGCCAGAGCCGAGGAACACGTGATCGTCGCCCGCATCGGCGATGATCGTATCATCGCCATAGCCGCCATAGGTCCAGTCGTCGCCGGCGGCTGCGTTGATCGTATCGTTGCCGTCAAAGCCCCGGACGATCTCGCCCGCATCGGTGCCGTCGACCTGGTCGGCCCCGTCCGTTCCCTCGACCATGGGCAGGTCGGGGGGCGGGGTGCCCTGGTCGAACTCCTCGTCATCGCTGGTGTGCAGCAGGCTGCCGATGGCCGCAACGCCAAGCACCCCCAGCAGCAGCAGATACATCTGGTTCATCGCGTCCCTCGTGTCCCGTTTTCCGATCAGTGCCCCAGAATCTGGCTGAGGAACAGCCGGGTGCGTTCCGATTTCGGATTGTTGAAAAACGCCTCCGGCACGTTTTCTTCCACGATCTGGCCTTGGTCCATGAAGATGACCCGGTCGGCGACCGCCTGGGCAAAGCCCATTTCATGGGTGACGCACAGCATGGTCATGCCGCCCTCGGCCAGCTCGATCATCGTGTCCAGAACCTCCTTGATCATCTCGGGGTCAAGGGCGCTGGTCGGCTCGTCGAACAGCATGATCCGGGGGCGCATGCACAGCGAGCGGGCGATCGCCACGCGCTGCTGCTGGCCGCCCGACAGCTGGCCCGGATATTTATGCGCCTGGTCGGGGATGCGGACCTGCCGCAGGAAATGCATCGCGCTTTCCTCGGCCTCGCGCCGGGGCGTCCTGCGGACCCAGATCGGGGCGAGGGTGCAGTTTTCCAGCACCGTCAGATGCGGGAACAGGTTGAAGTGCTGGAACACCATGCCGACCTCGGAGCGCACCTTGTCGATGTTGCGCAGGTCGTTGGTCAGTTCGGTGCCGTCCACCACGATCCGGCCGGACTGGTGTTCCTCAAGCCGGTTGATGCAGCGGATCAGCGTCGATTTGCCCGAACCCGATGGCCCGGCGATGACGATGCGTTCGCCCGTGCGCACCGTCAGGTCGATGTCGCGCAGGACATGGAAGGCGCCGTACCACTTGTTCATCCGCTCGATGCGGATCGCGGCAGTGGCCGGGGCGGATGCGGGCGTGTCGGTCACGGTCATGGCGAACCCCTCAACGATGGTCGCGTTTCAGGCGCTGTTCCAGATGCATGGCATAGCGCGACATGGCAAAGCACAGGACAAAGAAGATCGCCCCCGTGAACAGGTAAGGTTCCCAATAGGCGCCCTTCCAGGCAAAGGTGGCGCGGATCGTGTCGGACATCTGCTTGAGCGGGTCGAACAGGCCGACGAAAGTGACCAGCGTGGTATCCTTGAACATCCCGATGAAGGTGCCGACGATGCCGGGGATCGAGATCTTGAGCGCCTGCGGCAGCACGATCAGCCGCTGCGCCTTCCAGTAAT encodes the following:
- a CDS encoding GlsB/YeaQ/YmgE family stress response membrane protein translates to MGFIIAIIIGAIAGWIAGQVVKGHGQGTLMNIVVGIVGGLLANWLFPALGWNLGAAPATVDNAVVGTSIIGSIIFSAIGAIILLLILRLFNRG
- a CDS encoding MFS transporter translates to MPRPSALAPFRHPAFRVLWAATLASNFGGMVQAVAAAWMMTQLTDSATLVGLVQASNTLPVMLFALLSGALADIFERRRLMLAALAVMAGMSVLLSLVAFWNWLNPLSLLGLTFLIGMGQALYNPPWQASMGDLVPREDLPAAVTLNSVGFNLMRSVGPAAGGLIVAGFGAAAAFAVNALSYAPLIAAMIRWHPPARTRPYAPEPLGPALAAGLRYVALSPNLVRVLLRAGLFGFSAVAILALLPLIAKGHPGSGSLLLGLLLGCYGLGAILGAAANPRIRERFNNEAVVRLAFLGFAFSCAVLSWTDNVWLQGLVLLPAGASWVMALSLFNVTVQLSTPRWVVARALALYQTATFGGMAAGSWVWGGVAGARGVDSAMMMAALVLLAGAIIGHWFSQPEFGKLDLDPVNRFQEPELALDLRGRSGPIMVMVDYKIDLEDTAEFLRLMARRRDIRRRDGARQWALLRDLENPGQWSESYHIATWDDYVRHNLRRTKTDAEVTVALRRLHRGEGDPAVHRMIERHSVTPADDLPLIGKIQVPGT
- a CDS encoding GNAT family N-acetyltransferase, which translates into the protein MMAAIRPAAFPDDLETVRALFTEYIASLGLDLSFQNVEAELDALPGAYAPPRGALLLAKQDGQAFGIGAMRPLPDGRAEMKRMYVRPAARGLGGGRLLAAGLIAAARAGGYRCMRLDTQRDFTAAVALYRSLGFIETARYNDNPLPGALFMALDLTADAL
- a CDS encoding ABC transporter permease, which codes for MPQPIRRIVSLTLSLIIASAVIFAVVDLVPGDPASFMLGTGARPDTVAALREQMGLDLPWIMRYGRWLAGVLHGDLGTSLAYKTPVAGMIWDRVQVSLPLALMALAIAAAVAFPVGMLAARRRGSLADAAVMGGTQLGIALPNFWFAMLLVLVFAVRLRWLPAGGFPGWAHPLAALKALLLPALSLALPQAAILARVLRSALIETLGQDYIRTARAKGLSRGQALRRHALRNALVPVLTVLGMQFSFLLAGAIIIENVFYLPGLGRLIFQAITQRDLIVVQSAVLVLVAAVIIVTFLVDLAYVAVDPRLRRR
- a CDS encoding ABC transporter permease, which translates into the protein MRRATLTLGIALTALALAAALLSWAWTPYSVTGVSIADKLKPPGPDHWLGTDHFGRDLLSMVMVGARTSLAVALVAVGIGMGVGVPLGLIAAAGRGGLADEAIMRGNDLIFAFPSLVIAILITAALGPSALNAILAIGIFNIPVFARVTRAGALPLWTLDFVRAAQVAGKGPARISVEHILPNIASLLIVQGTIQFSLGILAEAGLSYVGLGAQPPTPSWGRMLAEAQTMVTIAPHVAIVPGLAIVLTVLGLNLLGDALRDALDPRLKARTA
- a CDS encoding ABC transporter ATP-binding protein, yielding MIALQDLSVMIGGRPVLSGVSLDLAPGSVTGLVGESGSGKSMTSLAIMGLLPDGASATGRVLMDGRNLLDLPEAAMNDIRGHRIGMIFQEPMTALNPLMTIGDQVAEVLMRHRRMDRGDALAAARQKLDRVGLPAPRFALTLFPHELSGGQRQRVAIAMAIAAAPDLLIADEPTTALDVTTQAHILDLLRELVRDEGMALLFITHDLALLAGAADHVAVMQAGRIVEQGPAAAVFRAQSHPYTRRLFAAARHQPERSPPRSASAPVLRVERAVREYRLPRMTAAAPNGALRAVDGVSLTVGEGESVGLVGESGCGKSTLTRAILGLDPLQGGRILLDGQPVGARMPAALRARVQVVFQDPYASFDPRWRVDRLVAEPFHLTGRPSDWRDRVARALDEVGIPADAMGRHIHQFSGGQRQRIAIARALIIRPRLIILDEAVSALDVQVRAQVLDLLARLRAQHGMGWLFISHDLSVVRAITDRMMVMQKGRIVEEGETETILTAPRHPYTQQLIAAAPHMPDDLSPA
- a CDS encoding L-malyl-CoA/beta-methylmalyl-CoA lyase, which translates into the protein MSFRQQPSPPARLNRCQLFGPGSRVSLFEKMAASAADVINLDLEDSVAPDDKDQARRNVVQAIGDVDWGGKTLSVRINGLDTPWWYRDVVDLLEQGGDRLDLIMIPKVGNAMDVYAVDALVTAIERAKGRSKPIGFEVIIESAAGISHVEDIAAASPRLQAMSLGAADFAASMGMATTGIGGTQENYYMAREGQKYWADPWHWAQAAIVAACRTHGILPVDGPFGDFSDAEGFRAQALRSATLGMVGKWAIHPSQIALANEVFSPSEIAVTEAKQILAAMEQAQKTGAGATVYKGRLVDIASIRQAQVIVRQAELINGSI
- a CDS encoding D-amino-acid transaminase encodes the protein MTRIVYLNGSYVPETEATVSIFDRGFVMGDAVYEVTTVLGGRLIDFDGHMTRLKRSLGELRMAMPLAEAEILAAHRRLVEENGITDGMIYLQISRGNAGDRDFVFPPADTPATVVMYGWDKPGLADNPAAREGLRIITMPDLRWARRDIKTVQLLYPSLAKMEAKAQGKDDAWFVEEGTVTEGTSNNAYIVAGGRIITRPTSHDILHGITRASLLRYAREAQITIEERPFTVDEAQQADEAFITSASQFVMPVVEIDGVPVGAGRPGPVTQRLREIYLEESRKAAI
- a CDS encoding calcium-binding protein, whose amino-acid sequence is MNQMYLLLLGVLGVAAIGSLLHTSDDEEFDQGTPPPDLPMVEGTDGADQVDGTDAGEIVRGFDGNDTINAAAGDDWTYGGYGDDTIIADAGDDHVFLGSGDDVYGTDDPHAADGNDTIEGNSGEDTIHAGAGDDLILPGDEDKDGDLLDGGAGKDTIDGGKGNDTITGGDDDDADSLMGGKGDDSLTLGAGDYADGGEGADNYLLAEGTGASTIAYDKGDTLVITYDGGKAEPDVDVVQSDTDVQVFVGGELIATLKDTNASDVAYTLRAATGAQGADPGNGTAG
- a CDS encoding amino acid ABC transporter ATP-binding protein — encoded protein: MTVTDTPASAPATAAIRIERMNKWYGAFHVLRDIDLTVRTGERIVIAGPSGSGKSTLIRCINRLEEHQSGRIVVDGTELTNDLRNIDKVRSEVGMVFQHFNLFPHLTVLENCTLAPIWVRRTPRREAEESAMHFLRQVRIPDQAHKYPGQLSGGQQQRVAIARSLCMRPRIMLFDEPTSALDPEMIKEVLDTMIELAEGGMTMLCVTHEMGFAQAVADRVIFMDQGQIVEENVPEAFFNNPKSERTRLFLSQILGH